Below is a window of Deltaproteobacteria bacterium DNA.
TACCGACGATCCTCGGGGCGACATTGTCGGAGATTAACCCGGAAGATCGTGCGCATGCGTTGCGTGGTGCGCAGATTCTCGCCCAGTGCCTCAAACTTGAGGGAGTTGATGTGTTGTTCGGCTATCCGGGCGGGGCGAACTTAGAGATTTTCGATGTCCTGCAAGAATATGACATCCGTTGCATTCGTGTCGAACATGAACAAGGTGCCGCCCATGCGGCGGAAGGATTTGCCCGTGCGACTGGCAAAGTCGGTGTGTGTCTGGCAACTTCTGGTCCGGGGGCGACGAATCTTGTTACGGGCATCGCTGATGCGAACAGTGATTCAGTGCCGATCGTCGCTATTACAGGCAACGTGCCTTCGCACTTGCTCGGCAAGAATGCCTTTCAAGAGGTAGACATCGTCTCGATTACCCAGCCGATTACCAAGAAGAGTTTCCTCGTCGATAGTGTGGCAAGTATTCCAACGGTGGTGAGGCAAGCCTTCGCGCTGGCAGGAGGGAACCGTCCCGGCCCGGTCCTCATCGATATTCCTAAAGATGTGCAACAACACTATCCGCGTGACCCAGAAGGAAAGTATACGCCACCGCGAATGCCGGCAGAGATTGCTCCGCCAGAGCCACCGGTGGGGGAGATTTCCTCATCTCAGCTCGATGTGTGTTGTCAACTTTTGCGTACTGCGCGGCGACCGATTCTGTACGTTGGTGGCGGAGTGACGAGTTCTGATACCCAGGGACTGTTACTGCAGCTTGCGGAAAAGCTCGGCTGTCCGGTGACGACGACAATCATGGGGCTTGGAGTCTTCCCGCCAGATCATCCGTTGTCATTGCACGTCCTTGGTATGCACGGCACCAAATATGCCAATGTTGCCATTAATGAGGCAGATTTGGTTCTGGCGATCGGTGTCCGTTTTGATGACCGCGTGACCGGGAAAGTGAGTGAGTTTATCAAGCACGGCACGATTATTCATATTGATGTCGATCGCAATGAACTGAACAAGAATAAACCTGTGACTCTCCCTATCTGTGCTGACTTGCGCGCTGCGCTACAGCAACTGCTCGAAAATGTACAACCGGGTGATTATCGCGATTGGGTGGATTACGTCACAGATCTGAAGCATCGTTATCCTCTCGCAGTTACAGACAGTGCTGAACTCTCCCCGCAATACGCCATTGCTCTGCTCAGTCAGATCACCAAGGGTGATGCTTTGATAACACTTGGCGTGGGCCAGCATCAGATGTGGGCGATGCAGCATTATCTCGCGCGCCAGTCGCGGTCGTTCTTGAGCAGCTCTGGGTTTGGCACCATGGGCTTTGGCTTACCCGCTGCAATTGGTGCGAAGATTGGTTGCCCGGAGCGCATGGTCATCGATATCGATGGGGACGGGAGTCTCAACATGACCATCCACGAATTGAGCACCTGCCATCGCTACGAACTCGGTGTCAAAGTGGTTGTCATCAATAACCAGTGGTTAGGGATGGTACGGCAGTGGCAAGATATGATCTACAAAGGACGGCGCGCCGAGAGCAGCCTGAGTGACCCCACCACGGCGGTCAAACGACCTGAAGAAATCGATATCTATCCGGACTTTCTGGCCATTGCTCACGGCTACCGTGTCAAAGCAGAGCGAGTCACCAACAAAGAAGACCTCCCTGCAGCGTATGCGCGCATGCTCGCTGACCCGCGTGAGCCGTATCTGCTAGACATTATCGTTCGGCCTGAGGAGAATGTGTATCCCATGATTCCGGCAGGTGCGACCTACAAGGACATCATTATGTCTGAGGCCGACCTCAAGAAAGATTCGTCCAGTGGTAAGCAAGGCTCGAACATCTAGCCAGAGAGCGGCAAACCCGTTAGGCTGCACTCCATTGCCAGGGGTGTCGCACGCCACCGCAGGTAGTCATCGGCAGCTAAATCAAGTACAGTAAGGCAACACTAATCGCAATTATATCTAAGGAGGGCGTTATGCACGTAGGATACGGCGCAGTTTTTCAAAATCCAAACAACCAGTTATCTGATCGCGAAATATGGCAGAACGAAGTCCGTTTCGCGGAGATGGCTGAACCGCTGGGATTCGACTCGGTCTGGGCGATTGAGCATCACTTTGATGATTACACTATGTGCCCCGATCCGGTGCAGTTCCTGACCTATATGGCTGGGCGGACGAAGACCGCAAAGCTGGGTTCGATGGTGATCGTGTTGCCGTGGCATGATCCGATTCGCGTGGCTGAACATGTGTCAGTCTTAGATCACCTCTCGAATGGTCGATTCATTTTAGGCATTGGTCGTGGGCTTGCGCGTATTGAGTATGAAGGCTTTCGTCTTGATCAGAATGAAGGACGTGCACTGTTCGTTGAACATGCCGAGCTGATCTTGGAAGCGCTTGAGAAAGGCTACATGCAAGGCGGTCAACATACCAATCAGCCGCGCCGTGAGATTCGTCCATTCCCATTCAAATCCTTCCGTGGTCGCACTTATGCGGCGGCGGTCTCGCCGGATTCGTCACCGATTATGGCGAAGCTCGGCGTCGGGCTCTTGGTCATTCCGCAAAAGCCGTGGGATGCGGTGAAAAAGGATTTCGAGGTCTATCACGCGGCCTGGAAGCAATATCATGGTGATACGCCAGCGCCGAAGCCGCTCAGCGGTGGATTCGTCTTTGTTGACGAGAATAAAGATCGCGCTGAAGAGATGGCGATGAAGTGGCTCACCAGCAATTACAAGACGGTTATCAAGCATTATGAAATGACCGCAGAGCACTTTGGCACCCATAAGAGCTATGAATCGTATCGCATGATTACCAAATATATTGGTAAACACGGCGCTGATACGGCTGCCTTGGATTTTGCCAAGCTCATGCCGTGGGGCACACCTGACCAAGTGCTGGAAAAGTTGTCGACGATCAAGACGATGATCGATGCCAACGGGTTCATGCTCAATTTCAGCTACGGCGGCATGCCGTTCGCTGATGTGGAGAAGAGTCTAAACTTGTTTGCCAAGAAAGTATTGCCAGAGGTCAAGAAGTGGCAAACTGAGCCACTGAAAGACCCGGCTGAGTTCGACGCCCGGCAGTACGTGGCAGCGTGAGCTCTATCCTGGGAGCGCGGGCGTCCCGCCCGCACAGGGAGCGTCCGAGACGGTCGCGCTCCCAGAAAGGAACACTACCCTAATGCCCTTCATATCAATGAATGATCCGCAATTCTGGGCCCGCTGTCCGAAGGAGTTAGAACCTGTCATCGGGAAAGGTATCACCGGGCTCGCGTATTTTGAGCTTGGTGAAAAGAAAGATAACCCGCCGACAGTTGTTGCCTTGCGCATGGGGCCAGGCTGGGTGCTGCCACGCCACGCCCATGACTGTTACCGCTTTGAGGTTGTCACTCACGGGACATTAGATGTGGGTGACCGCATCTTGAAGCCGGGCGATGTGATGATCAGCGAACCTGGTATTGCCTATGGGCCACACATTGCAGGCCCTGAGGGCTGCACGACCTTCGAAATTTTCAGTAATCACAAAGCCGCGTTTGTGACATTGCTCGACGGGCCCGATGGGCCGGTTGAATGTGACATGTCGACCACAGAAGGAATGCAGAAGATGCAGGATCTGATGCGACGTGCGGCAGCGGAGGCGGCACGGGCCTGAAGTAATCCCGTCGTAAATACGGACCAGAAGGCTATTCGTTCGTGTGCGCTTCTTGCGCCTGTTGGCCGTGTCATTCTGAGCGGAGCGAAGAATCTCTCTGAGAGACCCTTCGTTTCACTCAGGGTGACACATCGTGAGATTAATCTTTCATTACACCACCAACCGGTACCCATCTCCGTCTTTCACTAATTTCCCAGCCGTTGGGCCAGCGAAATGCGTTCCGATAATCAACGTTGGCGTATCGGCATATTCAGCAAAGACACGGCGACGTGTCGCGATCGCGGCGTTATTATCGACATCAAACGGCGTCGCGATGCCTGGATCGTGGAATTGTACCGGGTGATGAATGAAGTCACCGGTAATCATGGCTGACGCGCCCTTGGACTCGATGATGACCGAACAATGCCCCGGTGTATGACCAGGAGTGGGAATCAACCGGACTCCTTCACAAATTTTCGGTGATCCTTCAATTGGTTTTGCTAAGCCTGCATCGAGCACTGGCTTGACCGAATCAGCCCAGACGCGGCGTTGTACCTGAAAGAAATCTTCTTTGGCATTGGGATCAATATTGCCGAAGAAATCGAGTTCCTTCTTCTCCATGATGTACTGCGCCTTGGGGAAGGTCGGGACCCACTTGCCGTTTTGCAGCCGTGTGTTCCAGCCGACGTGGTCGAGATGTAAATGTGTGCAGAGCACGTAATTAATGCTCTCAGGCGGATAGCCTGCCGCTTTCATATCTTCGAGGTAAGAGGTGTTGAGATTGCTCATGATTCCCATCGGATCGCGGTTGCGATCATTACCGATACAGGTATCCACCACGAGTTTCGCTGTGGGCGTGTCCACAATCAGCGAATGAATACTTAGAGTGAGTTTTCCCTCTGGAGTGACGAAATGTGGGAACAGCCACTTTACGTTCTTCACGTACTCTGGCGTTGCTGCGGGAAGGACATCAGAAAATTCCGGATACACGATTTCTGTGATCTTCGTAATCGTGACATCACCGACTTTCCATTTCATAGCTTTCTCCTCCTGTAATGGATTGCTGAAGATCGACTCCTTAGCAAAAGAAACCCATTTGCACTACATGGGGGCACTACTTCGCCATTCGTGCTCGACAACGAATGGTCTCTTCTATATCCAGCTTTAGCGTGTGCTGGTCAATGACCACACCATACTGTTTCTCTGCCTGTTCGATACTGACGTGCTCGTCTAGTACGTCATCTAACACCTTGTGTGGGTCACGGGCGAATGGATCGCCCCAACCGCCGCCACCACCTTTAAACGTGGCAATAATCGTCCCAGGAGGTGAGGGGCGGTTGGCAGCAGATTCGAGGACTTCTTCTTCATGGTCAGTTCCCCAATTGAGAACATAACGGCTGCTCGCTCCATCTTTGCCACCCGCAAATCCTGGAGAGGTATGACGTACCCCTGTGAGCGCGACATTGAGAATCGAGGTGTCTCGCACGCTCTCGCGTTTCATGGCGAAACCAGGAACACCACGCCATTGGCCGGGGGCGGCTGTATCCGAAACATATTCATACTGGTGATAGCGGAACGGGAACTGAATTTCGCTCATCTCGACAGTAGAGTAAATCAGTCCACACATTGGCGCTGGCCATCCACCCCAGCCATCACACCCTCTCGTACCACTCGCAGCAACGAGCGTATTGCCATACTCAATCGTGACAAACATCGAGTTATAGCGTGAGTCATGGCCATAGGTCGTGCAGAGACAATAATTGAGAGACACTGCGCCTGCCTTCTCGGGAACCGCTTGGGCGAGTGCTCGCATCGTCGCGGTGCCGACATCACCACCAATGACGACCGTACTGAACATGCAGGGCGCTGGCGGTAACGGGTTCACGACCGTGCCTTCGGGTGCAGTGATTTTCACCGCACGGAACACCCCAGAGTTGACGGGAATATCTTCCGGTAACACAGCACATAGGGCGGTAAACACCCACGACGCAGTATTGCCAAACGGACTGTTCACAAACCCGGGGGTCTCGGGACTGGAACCTGCGAAATCGACACTGAGGTCTGAACCGTTGATCGTCACCGTCGCTTTGACCTGTAAATCGTGCGTGCCTTGACTATCGTGGTCTAGAGTCGAAGTCGCTTCATAGACGCCGTCCGGCCACTTGGCGACTTCCGCACGAAAGCGTTTCTCAGCGTAGTCGAGTGTGTACTCGATACTTTCATTGACGACTTCACCACCATACTTGGTAAACAACGCTCTGATACGCTGCTCAGCGAGATTACACGCGCCAAACATCGCTGCCAGGTCGCCACGCAAGACGTTAGGAATACGCGAGTTGGCAAGAATCCACTCCAAAATATCGTGGCGGAGAACGCCTTTCTCAAAGAGTTTGATTGGTGGAATACGTAGCGCTTCTTGCCAGATGTCCTTGGCTTCTGGGTTATAGCCACCAGCCACCGGTCCACCAAAATCGGCCATGTGTGCTCGTACCGAAGGAAACAGCACTGGCTTGCCTTCAAAGAAGACCGGTTTCATTACCGTCCAGTCGGCATGATGCGTCCCGCCATAATACGGATCATTGAGCATGACGATGTCACCTTCGTGCAGATCGTCACGAAAAGTGTTCATCAAGGCTTCGACTGAGAGAATCGAAGCAAAGATATGTACGGGAATCGCCGTGGCGCGCGCTACGAGACGGACGTTACTACCATCGTAGAAGAACACGCCGGTCGAGTAGTCATGCACCTCATTAAACAGAGGATGCACGGCAGTCCGTTCGACTGTTTTGCTCATTTCTTCGGAGATGGCTTCTAATGAATCCTTCACCACAAGAGCGGTAATACGATCGACCATAGGTATACTCCTTATGCACGTGGCAGAGAGGGAAACGGACATCCCGGACGCCCACAACCTGTGATCATAAAGGGTAGGGCAGGAGGCGAGAAAGTATTCGTTACCTGGGGTACGGATACGTATGCTAATTGCGCTTGTTGTATGTGGGCATCTATTCCATACGCGACTGTTAAACTTGGTTCGTACACTGACCACCCCACCGACTGTGGCACTTTGGCGTTGAGCAAGCTTCCTTCAGGAATGACACACGAAAACACGCTTAACAATCCTGAGTTTACGAACAGCGACGGCCACAGGCCCAAGAATGGCATGAGTGCTGCAGCTTTCGTGGTTGTCGCGGTTGCATTGATAAAGCCTTTGGCTGTAGGTGAGGTGTCTGAGAAGTCTATTCTCACGGTGCCATCAACTATCGATAGACGTGTCACAACGCGAAACTCTTTTTCCTCCAAGCACGAATGAATGGGTACGCTCTGGCCGTACCCCTTGCCGAACGCAAACGTTTGAATTGCTCGACGTGCTTGTGCTTCTGTGTCAGCGAGAAGATCCTGCACTTCCCGTGTATAGTCTGCTGTTGTGTATTGAGTCACGAGAGATTTGACGTCGGTTTTGCACTGATTCAACACACCAACCACGATCTCCACATCTTTTTCGATCAAATGCGGCAAGCGACTGTTCAGCAATAGCATCGTGAGTGCATCACGCTGTATCTGCCTACCACGATAGAACTTGACCGGAGTGACGCGAACCCCTTCAGCCCAGATTTCCAGAGCGAACGGATAATAGCCTCCAAGCGACTGACCGCCAATGTCCGCGAGCGGTACTTGGGCGATGCCATACCCAACTAACTTTTTCCTGAGAAAGATTGGCGTAACTAACGTTGCATCCTGTAAATGTGTACCGCCGGAGAAAGGGTCATTGGTGAGGACAACATCACCGTCAGATAGCTTACCATCAAAGGCTGCGAGTACCGCGTGCAACACTGCGTCAGTAACAACCAACCGCGCAGGATTATCGACCTGAACAATCTTTGCATCAGCAGAAGCTATCGCGCACGTGACGTGGCGGCGATCAACCAGCGCGCGCGATGTGAGTGCGCGCAGAATCGTTGAACGCATACGTGCAGTGATAGCTGCAAGACTGCTCTGCAGTGACTGCTGTTGTGGTTTTGCGATAGCTGCCATATCACAGCACCTCGATGACATAGGTCAGATGGTCAGCGAGCGTCGCTCGCTGACCAGGAAAAATCACAATCGATGTTGCCTTTTCTTCAATCACAGCCGGACCTTCGATAATATTTCCTGCCATCATGCGATTCCCGTCATAAATGTTGGTCTCCACGAAGTCCTGGGCAAGCGGCGAGTACACCGGACGTTTGCCTTTGAGCGCTGGTTGAGGATCGCCGCCTTGTCGTGGCACGGTTTGCAGGACCGGTTTGATACGTACGCCAACGAGATCGAGTTGGACACTCAGGACTTCGACATCATCTTCGGGCTTGTTAAAGGTATATAACTGCTTGTGGAGTTCATGAAAGCCGCGAATCGCCGCGCTCATATCCGTCGCGCTGATCATGCCATCACTATTGGAAATCGGTACGGTGACTTCGTGGGTCTGACCGACGTAACGCATTTCTACGGCAAGCTGGGTGATGATTCCCTGGAGATGCGCTCGCTGCGCACCAAGTGCCTCGTCTGCTTCAGCACGCATGCGCTGATATAACTCGTTCATACTCTTCAGGTCGATGGTACTCCCACGTGCATAGAAGCTGCGTACACGACTGACCCGTAAATCCGACAGCAGATCGCCTAACGCGCACAGCATTGGCGCGGTATTCTTCGGCACCAGAATGGTACGAATACCCAGTGGCTCGACCAATGCGCCTGCATGGATCGCTCCAGCACCGCCAAATGCGGTCAGAGCAAAGTCCCGTGGATCATATCCCTTGGCCAATGACACTTGGCGCACGCTGTTGCTCATGCCGTTATTGACGATACGGAAGATGCCGCTCGCAGCTTGTAGCAGATTCATTCCCAACGGCTCGGCAACTTTGGTCATAATTGCCTGACGTGCTGCGTCAGCATTCAAGCGCATCTCGCCACCGAGGAAGGAGTCTGGATTGACATATCCCAAGACGACATCCGCATCTGTCACCGTTGGTTGTTGTCCACCAAAGCCATAACACGCTGGACCAGGATTGGCGCGCGCACTTTCTGGACCGACTCGTAATGCCCCACCTTCATCAACCCAGGCGATACTGCCTCCACCTGCGCCTATGGTGTGAATATCGATAAACGGCACTGCCACGCGATAGCGACTCATCCATTGGTCGGTGCCAATGCGCGGGCGACCATCTTGCACCAGGCAGACATCAAAGCTCGTGCCGCCCATGTCGATGGTAATGACATTCTTGAAGCCAGAACTCTGACCGAGATGCGCACCAGCAACCACGCCACTGGCTGGCCCGGATAACAACGCCTGCACTCCATGATGACTGGCTTGTTCGATGCCAACCACGCCGCCATTGCCATGCATGATGAAGATCTCACCGCCAAAGCCACGTTCGCGCAGCTCAGCTTGCAGACGTTGCAGATATCGGCGTAAACGCGGAGTGACATACGCATCAACTAACGTCGTGCTGAGCCGCTCGAACTCTCGCACTTGCGGTAGTACTTCAGACGACAACGCGACATATACATCAGGCAGTGTCTCATGAATGATCTCACGCGTGCGCAGTTCATGGACCGGGTTCAGAAACGAGAACAGATAACACACCGCGATCGACTCGACCTCCATTGCCGCGAGGCGTTTGACCGCTTCTCGGACCTCGTCTTCTGCAAGGGGTTTTACAATAGTGCCTTCCGCATCGATGCGTTCGGTCACCCCCAAGCGTTTACGGCGTGGGACAATGGGATGCGGGGCAGGCAGACGAATATCAAATGCCGCTTCTTTATAGTTGCGGCGAATCTCGATGATGTCACGGAAACCTGCAGTAGTAATGAGTCCCGTATTCGCGCCGTTGTATTCCAGCATCGTGTTCGTTGCCACGGTCGTGCCGTGCACGATCACCGAAATCTTCCGTAACAAATCGTTGCCACGCAAGCCATATTTCCCAGCCAGTTTCTCGATCCCCGAGAGAACACCGAGAGCTTGGTTCTCAGCGGTCGAGAGGACTTTTTCGGTTTCTATGTGACCGGTTTCATCCGCACACACCAAATCGGTAAACGTGCCACCAACGTCAATGCCCAAAGTATACGACGTCATACCCTTCTCACCTTTTGTCGTTTCGGCTTAGGCCTATGCGCGAGTCGAGTCGTGCAGCTTTCAGATTCGTCCAGGGGCGAGGCTTAGCACGAACCGAGAAACTTTGCGAGCAAGGAGAGAAGTCCACGGCGGTTCCGCAATAGTGAGACCGTCGTCTTTTTTTATTTAAGAAATTGTCCGACTAGCCGTTTATTAATGTAGAGACCGAAGGGTACGAGTCTCCTCTGGCTTCTCCGTGTTGATCAAATAGCCGCGAGTGAGGGTGGGCAACAGCGTTCGTACTTCGATGAGAGGTGTGACAAGGCTTTCACTTGCTGTTCGCCGAGGTGTTTACAGTGAGCGTCCGTTCCGTATTTGGAGGCTCGAGGGGGTACCTTTACGGTGGAAGAGCTAGGAAAAGATGAACGCACATATGGATACTCAGGGGATAAATCACCTCATTGTTGGCTGGCTTGATTCGCAACGATATGCATTACGCTTAGGCGTGGTCGAACGTATCGTTCGTGCGGTTGAAGTAACTCCGCTCCCCCATGCGCCCGAGATCGTTCAGGGCGTTGTCGACATTGAAGGTGTCGTCATCCCTGTGGTCAATGTCCGCCGTCGCCTCGGCCTTCCAGAACGTCCCATTGCTCTCAATGACCGCTTCATCGTTATTCGGACACGAAAACGACCAGTGATTGTCGTGTTGGACACGGTTCAAGAGATTCTTGAGATCTCCGCAGAACAGATCATGACAGCTGAACAGATCGTGCCTCGCTCGCAGCACCTTGCGGGAGTGGTCAAGCTGTCCGACGGGATGATTTTTATTCACGACTTGGATCAGTTTCTCTCTCTCGATGAGGAGCAATCCCTCAATCACGCTCTCCTGCAGGCATAAGAGGCTGACAATGCTCCCATCGCTGCCAACCAAACTCTTACTTAGCTTGAGTGAACGTATTGAAGCTGCGATGGGCTTATACTTTCCTCCAGAGCGACTCGCCGACTTGGAACGAAAAATTCGCCTTGTGGCCCGTGAACTCGCCTTTCTTGATCTGGAAGCGTTCGTTCGTCAACTGCTCGCCTCTCCTTTCGCGAACGATCAGGTACGAACCCTGGCCGGGTATCTCACTATTGGAGAGACGTACTTCTATCGTGAGCCCCAAGTATGGGACATACTCCAGAATGAGATTCTTCCATCGCTGATTGCTGACCGGACTGATCATACGCAATCGCTTCGCTTCTGGAGTGCAGCCTGTAGCACCGGTGAGGAACCGTATACGCTGGCGATGACGCTGACCCAAGCCTTTCCCCAGTGCCAGGAATGGCGGCCTGTCGTTCTTGCGACGGACGTGAACCCCAAAGCCTTGTGTCGTGCTCAAGCCGGGGTCTACAGTTCCTGGTCATTTCGCGTCACGTCACCGGAAATACGGGGACGATTTTTTCAGCCTGTAGAGAACAAGCAGTTCGCCATTCGAGCAGAAATTCAAAAGATGGTGACTTTCGCCGAAGCGAACCTTGTCGATCCCAGTCCCATCCCAAACAGTGAGATGATGGACGTCATCCTCTGTCGCAATGTGTTGTTTTACTTTTCCCCCGAACGAGCGAGGCGTGTACTGGAACGCTGCTACGACAGTCTCGTCGACGGCGGTTGGCTCATTGTGAGTCCGGTAGAAACGACCTACCTCGGCGATCTTCCTTTTGTTCCAGTGTTGATCGAAGGCAATACGGTCTATCGGAAAAAAGCGCGACTCTCGTACCGCCCGACTGACTGGTCGACTCCGTCGCCCGTGGTCCCTCAACACATGCCGCGGCAAGTCCCTTCTCTCACGCCGCTGCAGATGACTGTGGCAACGAGCCTGAGCACTGACGACCAGAAGACCTCGTCTGCGACAGTGACAGTCAATCCGGACTTCAGTCTCGACCCTGTTCTTTCTTCGCCACCCTCGATGCCCGTGGAGAGTGTCTCACCGTACGAACAAGCGCGTGCCTTGTATGAACAAGGGCACTACGAACAAGTGATTGCGTTCCTCGTGCCGCGGTGTGGTGAAGCCGACTGCTCGATTCCGATGACCGCACGCGATAACGCCATGCTCACGTTGTTGGCCCGTGCCTACGCCAACCAAGGATGTTCGCTCGAAGCCCGAGCCTGGTGTGAGAAAGCAATTGCCAACGATCGTTTTGACGCTGGCCTGTATTACCTCTATGCAACCGTGCTGCTGGAACTGGGATGCTTCGCATAGGTGACACGCTCCCTGCAACAGGCCATCTACGTCCATCCCGACTTTGTCCTTGCCCACTTTGCGTTAGGAAACCTCTTCCTACAACAGAAGCGTTTTAATGAAGCCAAGCGTCACCTCACCAGTGCCTTGAATATTTTGCAACGGATCTCACAGGACGAAGTCGTCCCTGAATCGGAAGGGCTAACCGCCGGGCGACTCGCCGACCTGATTAACGCTATGCTCCAAAGGTAATGAGCGATGAATACACAGTCGCAACGACTTTCACTAGTAGTGTCTCAGACACCGACAACAGACCTCCTCCCAGAGGAGCACGAACAGCAGCTTCTGCGGACGCGTGCACGTCTCTTGGCTCGCCCTCGCGCGAAACAGACTGAGGCGACGAACGCGACGGTCAAACTTGTCC
It encodes the following:
- a CDS encoding protein-glutamate O-methyltransferase CheR — encoded protein: MRSNPSITLSCRHKRLTMLPSLPTKLLLSLSERIEAAMGLYFPPERLADLERKIRLVARELAFLDLEAFVRQLLASPFANDQVRTLAGYLTIGETYFYREPQVWDILQNEILPSLIADRTDHTQSLRFWSAACSTGEEPYTLAMTLTQAFPQCQEWRPVVLATDVNPKALCRAQAGVYSSWSFRVTSPEIRGRFFQPVENKQFAIRAEIQKMVTFAEANLVDPSPIPNSEMMDVILCRNVLFYFSPERARRVLERCYDSLVDGGWLIVSPVETTYLGDLPFVPVLIEGNTVYRKKARLSYRPTDWSTPSPVVPQHMPRQVPSLTPLQMTVATSLSTDDQKTSSATVTVNPDFSLDPVLSSPPSMPVESVSPYEQARALYEQGHYEQVIAFLVPRCGEADCSIPMTARDNAMLTLLARAYANQGCSLEARAWCEKAIANDRFDAGLYYLYATVLLELGCFA